From one Phycodurus eques isolate BA_2022a chromosome 6, UOR_Pequ_1.1, whole genome shotgun sequence genomic stretch:
- the LOC133404656 gene encoding sodium channel and clathrin linker 1-like isoform X4, protein MQRILQFERLHVMEMWQKAAQEVGQFQEINHKAFSDGQQADAMTQKLQNQLVQFIRQSCKLKEINQEVQLTNKHLQMTEKEQNDEIEELHSQLRLKSGPENALEEQTVLETKLGTLQAHCAPLEQDKYEGLNKVHGCVHVAEASARVRERQKTVDLENKDKAIQQFIQEAAVRARKEIDNVREQCNVEIQEIVDELSHLQMECTIKEYQIERCKHEKKALEKELEKVTKHRAEQDLGKIIALHQRCLNAERIRDDMSATLQSTQSKVMKFESDSKEELSRSQAEIQRLQSSLAAAWEDCDNISEERLQLQQENLQLHRETNELQRSTLLIQNQAKNRILEMEQECKLKEQTFNAKMMALEERSHNLNADRMHLLTAHQKSIQRSKDEAANMTKAFEARIQQLMTEMNQHKQRLHEVELQLRNNQDTMNEYGSQLAEYQEKSICLQRRATDAEQRAATATQQLSVLTSQRMSSSEAA, encoded by the exons ATGCAGCGAATCCTTCAATTT GAGCGGTTGCATGTCATGGAAATGTGGCAGAAAGCAGCACAAGAGGTGGGACAATTCCAGGAGATCAACCACAAGGCTTTCAGTGACGGACAGCAGGCAGATGCTATGACACAGAAGTTGCAG AATCAGCTCGTTCAATTCATACGGCAGTCATGCAAACTCAAAGAGATCAATCAGGAAGTGCAATTG ACCAACAAGCATCTCCAGATGACAGAGAAAGAGCAGAATGACGAGATAGAGGAGCTACACAGCCAACTCAG ACTAAAATCTGGGCCAGAAAATGCTTTGGAAGAACAAACTGTCTTGGAGACAAAGCTCGGTACCCTCCAGGCCCACTGTGCTCCCCTTGAACAGGACAAGTATGAGGGTCTGAATAAAGTCCACGGGTGTGTGCACGTGGCTGAGGCTTCG gccCGAGTAAGAGAGAGGCAAAAGACAGTGGATCTGGAGAACAAAGATAAGGCCATCCAACAGTTCATCCAGGAAGCTGCTGTTCGTGCCAGGAAGGAG ATAGATAATGTGCGAGAGCAGTGCAACGTTGAAATCCAAGAAATAGTAGATGAGCTGTCCCATTTGCAAATG GAGTGCACAAtcaaagagtatcagattgagaggtgcaagcatgagaaaaaagctCTTGAGAAGGAATTGGAGAAG GTGACTAAGCACCGGGCAGAGCAAGACCTTGGAAAAATAATTGCCCTTCACCAGAGGTGTCTAAATGCAGAGAGGATAAGAGACGACATGAGCGCCACTCTGCAAAGCACACAAAGCAAAGTAATGAAGTTTGAATCCGA CAGCAAAGAAGAGTTGTCTCGCAGCCAAGCGGAAATACAGCGTCTACAGAGCAGTTTGGCTGCAGCTTGGGAGGACTGTGACAATATCAGTGAGGAGCGACTCCAGCTACAACAGGAGAACTTGCAGCTCCACAGGGAGACGAATGAGCTGCAGAGAAGTACCTTGCTGATCCAAAATCAGGCTAAAAATCGG ATATTGGAGATGGAGCAAGAGTGCAAGTTAAAGGAGCAGACATTTAATGCAAAAATGATGGCACTGGAGGAGCGAAGCCATAACTTAAATGCTGATCGGATGCACCTCCTCACAGCACACCAGAAAAGCATTCAACGCTCGAAGGATGAGGCCGCAAACATGACAAAGGCCTTTGAAGCCAGGATTCAACAGCTCAT GACAGAGATGAATCAACACAAACAGAGATTACATGAGGTAGAACTACAGCTCAGAAATAATCAAGACACTATGAATGAG TATGGGAGTCAGCTAGCAGAGTATCAAGAGAAGTCGATTTGCCTACAGAGACGAGCAACCGATGCCGAGCAAAGGGCTGCGACTGCTACACAACAA CTGTCGGTTTTGACATCCCAGCGAATGAGCAGCTCTGAGGCCGCGTAA
- the LOC133404656 gene encoding sodium channel and clathrin linker 1-like isoform X3 translates to MHFDRLYAKQSVDNEPQSFPNTSGAECTTEEEEALIKNYETLVQLFKQERLHVMEMWQKAAQEVGQFQEINHKAFSDGQQADAMTQKLQNQLVQFIRQSCKLKEINQEVQLTNKHLQMTEKEQNDEIEELHSQLRLKSGPENALEEQTVLETKLGTLQAHCAPLEQDKYEGLNKVHGCVHVAEASARVRERQKTVDLENKDKAIQQFIQEAAVRARKEIDNVREQCNVEIQEIVDELSHLQMECTIKEYQIERCKHEKKALEKELEKVTKHRAEQDLGKIIALHQRCLNAERIRDDMSATLQSTQSKVMKFESDSKEELSRSQAEIQRLQSSLAAAWEDCDNISEERLQLQQENLQLHRETNELQRSTLLIQNQAKNRILEMEQECKLKEQTFNAKMMALEERSHNLNADRMHLLTAHQKSIQRSKDEAANMTKAFEARIQQLMTEMNQHKQRLHEVELQLRNNQDTMNELSVLTSQRMSSSEAA, encoded by the exons ATGCACTTTGACAGGCTCTACGCAAAACAGTCTGTGGACAATGAGCCTCAATCATTCCCGAATACCTCAGGAGCTGAGTGCAccacagaggaggaggaagcactCATTAAGAACTATGAAACATTAGTACAGCTATTCAAACAG GAGCGGTTGCATGTCATGGAAATGTGGCAGAAAGCAGCACAAGAGGTGGGACAATTCCAGGAGATCAACCACAAGGCTTTCAGTGACGGACAGCAGGCAGATGCTATGACACAGAAGTTGCAG AATCAGCTCGTTCAATTCATACGGCAGTCATGCAAACTCAAAGAGATCAATCAGGAAGTGCAATTG ACCAACAAGCATCTCCAGATGACAGAGAAAGAGCAGAATGACGAGATAGAGGAGCTACACAGCCAACTCAG ACTAAAATCTGGGCCAGAAAATGCTTTGGAAGAACAAACTGTCTTGGAGACAAAGCTCGGTACCCTCCAGGCCCACTGTGCTCCCCTTGAACAGGACAAGTATGAGGGTCTGAATAAAGTCCACGGGTGTGTGCACGTGGCTGAGGCTTCG gccCGAGTAAGAGAGAGGCAAAAGACAGTGGATCTGGAGAACAAAGATAAGGCCATCCAACAGTTCATCCAGGAAGCTGCTGTTCGTGCCAGGAAGGAG ATAGATAATGTGCGAGAGCAGTGCAACGTTGAAATCCAAGAAATAGTAGATGAGCTGTCCCATTTGCAAATG GAGTGCACAAtcaaagagtatcagattgagaggtgcaagcatgagaaaaaagctCTTGAGAAGGAATTGGAGAAG GTGACTAAGCACCGGGCAGAGCAAGACCTTGGAAAAATAATTGCCCTTCACCAGAGGTGTCTAAATGCAGAGAGGATAAGAGACGACATGAGCGCCACTCTGCAAAGCACACAAAGCAAAGTAATGAAGTTTGAATCCGA CAGCAAAGAAGAGTTGTCTCGCAGCCAAGCGGAAATACAGCGTCTACAGAGCAGTTTGGCTGCAGCTTGGGAGGACTGTGACAATATCAGTGAGGAGCGACTCCAGCTACAACAGGAGAACTTGCAGCTCCACAGGGAGACGAATGAGCTGCAGAGAAGTACCTTGCTGATCCAAAATCAGGCTAAAAATCGG ATATTGGAGATGGAGCAAGAGTGCAAGTTAAAGGAGCAGACATTTAATGCAAAAATGATGGCACTGGAGGAGCGAAGCCATAACTTAAATGCTGATCGGATGCACCTCCTCACAGCACACCAGAAAAGCATTCAACGCTCGAAGGATGAGGCCGCAAACATGACAAAGGCCTTTGAAGCCAGGATTCAACAGCTCAT GACAGAGATGAATCAACACAAACAGAGATTACATGAGGTAGAACTACAGCTCAGAAATAATCAAGACACTATGAATGAG CTGTCGGTTTTGACATCCCAGCGAATGAGCAGCTCTGAGGCCGCGTAA
- the LOC133404656 gene encoding sodium channel and clathrin linker 1-like isoform X7: MHFDRLYAKQSVDNEPQSFPNTSGAECTTEEEEALIKNYETLVQLFKQERLHVMEMWQKAAQEVGQFQEINHKAFSDGQQADAMTQKLQNQLVQFIRQSCKLKEINQEVQLTNKHLQMTEKEQNDEIEELHSQLRKTNYDLRTATDKMDEMTEQLECLEHQLKRKEDDVAEAQCRGEKQLQQLQSIIRQQEVTLKSGPENALEEQTVLETKLGTLQAHCAPLEQDKYEGLNKVHGCVHVAEASARVRERQKTVDLENKDKAIQQFIQEAAVRARKEIDNVREQCNVEIQEIVDELSHLQMECTIKEYQIERCKHEKKALEKELEKVTKHRAEQDLGKIIALHQRCLNAERIRDDMSATLQSTQSKVMKFESDSKEELSRSQAEIQRLQSSLAAAWEDCDNISEERLQLQQENLQLHRETNELQRSTLLIQNQAKNRILEMEQECKLKEQTFNAKMMALEERSHNLNADRMHLLTAHQKSIQRSKDEAANMTKAFEARIQQLMTEMNQHKQRLHEVELQLRNNQDTMNEYGSQLAEYQEKSICLQRRATDAEQRAATATQQLSVLTSQRMSSSEAA, from the exons ATGCACTTTGACAGGCTCTACGCAAAACAGTCTGTGGACAATGAGCCTCAATCATTCCCGAATACCTCAGGAGCTGAGTGCAccacagaggaggaggaagcactCATTAAGAACTATGAAACATTAGTACAGCTATTCAAACAG GAGCGGTTGCATGTCATGGAAATGTGGCAGAAAGCAGCACAAGAGGTGGGACAATTCCAGGAGATCAACCACAAGGCTTTCAGTGACGGACAGCAGGCAGATGCTATGACACAGAAGTTGCAG AATCAGCTCGTTCAATTCATACGGCAGTCATGCAAACTCAAAGAGATCAATCAGGAAGTGCAATTG ACCAACAAGCATCTCCAGATGACAGAGAAAGAGCAGAATGACGAGATAGAGGAGCTACACAGCCAACTCAG AAAGACTAATTATGATCTGCGAACTGCCACAgacaaaatggatgaaatgaCCGAACAACTGGAATGTCTTGAGCATCAGCTCAAAAGAAAA GAGGATGATGTAGCAGAGGCTCAGTGCCGTGGGGAAAAACAACTCCAACAGCTTCAGTCAATCATCAGACAGCAAGAAGTAAC ACTAAAATCTGGGCCAGAAAATGCTTTGGAAGAACAAACTGTCTTGGAGACAAAGCTCGGTACCCTCCAGGCCCACTGTGCTCCCCTTGAACAGGACAAGTATGAGGGTCTGAATAAAGTCCACGGGTGTGTGCACGTGGCTGAGGCTTCG gccCGAGTAAGAGAGAGGCAAAAGACAGTGGATCTGGAGAACAAAGATAAGGCCATCCAACAGTTCATCCAGGAAGCTGCTGTTCGTGCCAGGAAGGAG ATAGATAATGTGCGAGAGCAGTGCAACGTTGAAATCCAAGAAATAGTAGATGAGCTGTCCCATTTGCAAATG GAGTGCACAAtcaaagagtatcagattgagaggtgcaagcatgagaaaaaagctCTTGAGAAGGAATTGGAGAAG GTGACTAAGCACCGGGCAGAGCAAGACCTTGGAAAAATAATTGCCCTTCACCAGAGGTGTCTAAATGCAGAGAGGATAAGAGACGACATGAGCGCCACTCTGCAAAGCACACAAAGCAAAGTAATGAAGTTTGAATCCGA CAGCAAAGAAGAGTTGTCTCGCAGCCAAGCGGAAATACAGCGTCTACAGAGCAGTTTGGCTGCAGCTTGGGAGGACTGTGACAATATCAGTGAGGAGCGACTCCAGCTACAACAGGAGAACTTGCAGCTCCACAGGGAGACGAATGAGCTGCAGAGAAGTACCTTGCTGATCCAAAATCAGGCTAAAAATCGG ATATTGGAGATGGAGCAAGAGTGCAAGTTAAAGGAGCAGACATTTAATGCAAAAATGATGGCACTGGAGGAGCGAAGCCATAACTTAAATGCTGATCGGATGCACCTCCTCACAGCACACCAGAAAAGCATTCAACGCTCGAAGGATGAGGCCGCAAACATGACAAAGGCCTTTGAAGCCAGGATTCAACAGCTCAT GACAGAGATGAATCAACACAAACAGAGATTACATGAGGTAGAACTACAGCTCAGAAATAATCAAGACACTATGAATGAG TATGGGAGTCAGCTAGCAGAGTATCAAGAGAAGTCGATTTGCCTACAGAGACGAGCAACCGATGCCGAGCAAAGGGCTGCGACTGCTACACAACAA CTGTCGGTTTTGACATCCCAGCGAATGAGCAGCTCTGAGGCCGCGTAA
- the LOC133404656 gene encoding sodium channel and clathrin linker 1-like isoform X1: MHFDRLYAKQSVDNEPQSFPNTSGAECTTEEEEALIKNYETLVQLFKQERLHVMEMWQKAAQEVGQFQEINHKAFSDGQQADAMTQKLQNQLVQFIRQSCKLKEINQEVQLTNKHLQMTEKEQNDEIEELHSQLRLKSGPENALEEQTVLETKLGTLQAHCAPLEQDKYEGLNKVHGCVHVAEASARVRERQKTVDLENKDKAIQQFIQEAAVRARKEIDNVREQCNVEIQEIVDELSHLQMECTIKEYQIERCKHEKKALEKELEKVTKHRAEQDLGKIIALHQRCLNAERIRDDMSATLQSTQSKVMKFESDSKEELSRSQAEIQRLQSSLAAAWEDCDNISEERLQLQQENLQLHRETNELQRSTLLIQNQAKNRILEMEQECKLKEQTFNAKMMALEERSHNLNADRMHLLTAHQKSIQRSKDEAANMTKAFEARIQQLMTEMNQHKQRLHEVELQLRNNQDTMNEYGSQLAEYQEKSICLQRRATDAEQRAATATQQLSVLTSQRMSSSEAA, from the exons ATGCACTTTGACAGGCTCTACGCAAAACAGTCTGTGGACAATGAGCCTCAATCATTCCCGAATACCTCAGGAGCTGAGTGCAccacagaggaggaggaagcactCATTAAGAACTATGAAACATTAGTACAGCTATTCAAACAG GAGCGGTTGCATGTCATGGAAATGTGGCAGAAAGCAGCACAAGAGGTGGGACAATTCCAGGAGATCAACCACAAGGCTTTCAGTGACGGACAGCAGGCAGATGCTATGACACAGAAGTTGCAG AATCAGCTCGTTCAATTCATACGGCAGTCATGCAAACTCAAAGAGATCAATCAGGAAGTGCAATTG ACCAACAAGCATCTCCAGATGACAGAGAAAGAGCAGAATGACGAGATAGAGGAGCTACACAGCCAACTCAG ACTAAAATCTGGGCCAGAAAATGCTTTGGAAGAACAAACTGTCTTGGAGACAAAGCTCGGTACCCTCCAGGCCCACTGTGCTCCCCTTGAACAGGACAAGTATGAGGGTCTGAATAAAGTCCACGGGTGTGTGCACGTGGCTGAGGCTTCG gccCGAGTAAGAGAGAGGCAAAAGACAGTGGATCTGGAGAACAAAGATAAGGCCATCCAACAGTTCATCCAGGAAGCTGCTGTTCGTGCCAGGAAGGAG ATAGATAATGTGCGAGAGCAGTGCAACGTTGAAATCCAAGAAATAGTAGATGAGCTGTCCCATTTGCAAATG GAGTGCACAAtcaaagagtatcagattgagaggtgcaagcatgagaaaaaagctCTTGAGAAGGAATTGGAGAAG GTGACTAAGCACCGGGCAGAGCAAGACCTTGGAAAAATAATTGCCCTTCACCAGAGGTGTCTAAATGCAGAGAGGATAAGAGACGACATGAGCGCCACTCTGCAAAGCACACAAAGCAAAGTAATGAAGTTTGAATCCGA CAGCAAAGAAGAGTTGTCTCGCAGCCAAGCGGAAATACAGCGTCTACAGAGCAGTTTGGCTGCAGCTTGGGAGGACTGTGACAATATCAGTGAGGAGCGACTCCAGCTACAACAGGAGAACTTGCAGCTCCACAGGGAGACGAATGAGCTGCAGAGAAGTACCTTGCTGATCCAAAATCAGGCTAAAAATCGG ATATTGGAGATGGAGCAAGAGTGCAAGTTAAAGGAGCAGACATTTAATGCAAAAATGATGGCACTGGAGGAGCGAAGCCATAACTTAAATGCTGATCGGATGCACCTCCTCACAGCACACCAGAAAAGCATTCAACGCTCGAAGGATGAGGCCGCAAACATGACAAAGGCCTTTGAAGCCAGGATTCAACAGCTCAT GACAGAGATGAATCAACACAAACAGAGATTACATGAGGTAGAACTACAGCTCAGAAATAATCAAGACACTATGAATGAG TATGGGAGTCAGCTAGCAGAGTATCAAGAGAAGTCGATTTGCCTACAGAGACGAGCAACCGATGCCGAGCAAAGGGCTGCGACTGCTACACAACAA CTGTCGGTTTTGACATCCCAGCGAATGAGCAGCTCTGAGGCCGCGTAA
- the LOC133404656 gene encoding sodium channel and clathrin linker 1-like isoform X2 translates to MHFDRLYAKQSVDNEPQSFPNTSGAECTTEEEEALIKNYETLVQLFKQERLHVMEMWQKAAQEVGQFQEINHKAFSDGQQADAMTQKLQNQLVQFIRQSCKLKEINQEVQLTNKHLQMTEKEQNDEIEELHSQLRLKSGPENALEEQTVLETKLGTLQAHCAPLEQDKYEGLNKVHGCVHVAEASARVRERQKTVDLENKDKAIQQFIQEAAVRARKEECTIKEYQIERCKHEKKALEKELEKVTKHRAEQDLGKIIALHQRCLNAERIRDDMSATLQSTQSKVMKFESDSKEELSRSQAEIQRLQSSLAAAWEDCDNISEERLQLQQENLQLHRETNELQRSTLLIQNQAKNRILEMEQECKLKEQTFNAKMMALEERSHNLNADRMHLLTAHQKSIQRSKDEAANMTKAFEARIQQLMTEMNQHKQRLHEVELQLRNNQDTMNEYGSQLAEYQEKSICLQRRATDAEQRAATATQQLSVLTSQRMSSSEAA, encoded by the exons ATGCACTTTGACAGGCTCTACGCAAAACAGTCTGTGGACAATGAGCCTCAATCATTCCCGAATACCTCAGGAGCTGAGTGCAccacagaggaggaggaagcactCATTAAGAACTATGAAACATTAGTACAGCTATTCAAACAG GAGCGGTTGCATGTCATGGAAATGTGGCAGAAAGCAGCACAAGAGGTGGGACAATTCCAGGAGATCAACCACAAGGCTTTCAGTGACGGACAGCAGGCAGATGCTATGACACAGAAGTTGCAG AATCAGCTCGTTCAATTCATACGGCAGTCATGCAAACTCAAAGAGATCAATCAGGAAGTGCAATTG ACCAACAAGCATCTCCAGATGACAGAGAAAGAGCAGAATGACGAGATAGAGGAGCTACACAGCCAACTCAG ACTAAAATCTGGGCCAGAAAATGCTTTGGAAGAACAAACTGTCTTGGAGACAAAGCTCGGTACCCTCCAGGCCCACTGTGCTCCCCTTGAACAGGACAAGTATGAGGGTCTGAATAAAGTCCACGGGTGTGTGCACGTGGCTGAGGCTTCG gccCGAGTAAGAGAGAGGCAAAAGACAGTGGATCTGGAGAACAAAGATAAGGCCATCCAACAGTTCATCCAGGAAGCTGCTGTTCGTGCCAGGAAGGAG GAGTGCACAAtcaaagagtatcagattgagaggtgcaagcatgagaaaaaagctCTTGAGAAGGAATTGGAGAAG GTGACTAAGCACCGGGCAGAGCAAGACCTTGGAAAAATAATTGCCCTTCACCAGAGGTGTCTAAATGCAGAGAGGATAAGAGACGACATGAGCGCCACTCTGCAAAGCACACAAAGCAAAGTAATGAAGTTTGAATCCGA CAGCAAAGAAGAGTTGTCTCGCAGCCAAGCGGAAATACAGCGTCTACAGAGCAGTTTGGCTGCAGCTTGGGAGGACTGTGACAATATCAGTGAGGAGCGACTCCAGCTACAACAGGAGAACTTGCAGCTCCACAGGGAGACGAATGAGCTGCAGAGAAGTACCTTGCTGATCCAAAATCAGGCTAAAAATCGG ATATTGGAGATGGAGCAAGAGTGCAAGTTAAAGGAGCAGACATTTAATGCAAAAATGATGGCACTGGAGGAGCGAAGCCATAACTTAAATGCTGATCGGATGCACCTCCTCACAGCACACCAGAAAAGCATTCAACGCTCGAAGGATGAGGCCGCAAACATGACAAAGGCCTTTGAAGCCAGGATTCAACAGCTCAT GACAGAGATGAATCAACACAAACAGAGATTACATGAGGTAGAACTACAGCTCAGAAATAATCAAGACACTATGAATGAG TATGGGAGTCAGCTAGCAGAGTATCAAGAGAAGTCGATTTGCCTACAGAGACGAGCAACCGATGCCGAGCAAAGGGCTGCGACTGCTACACAACAA CTGTCGGTTTTGACATCCCAGCGAATGAGCAGCTCTGAGGCCGCGTAA
- the LOC133404656 gene encoding sodium channel and clathrin linker 1-like isoform X5, producing the protein MHFDRLYAKQSVDNEPQSFPNTSGAECTTEEEEALIKNYETLVQLFKQERLHVMEMWQKAAQEVGQFQEINHKAFSDGQQADAMTQKLQNQLVQFIRQSCKLKEINQEVQLTNKHLQMTEKEQNDEIEELHSQLRLKSGPENALEEQTVLETKLGTLQAHCAPLEQDKYEGLNKVHGCVHVAEASARVRERQKTVDLENKDKAIQQFIQEAAVRARKEVTKHRAEQDLGKIIALHQRCLNAERIRDDMSATLQSTQSKVMKFESDSKEELSRSQAEIQRLQSSLAAAWEDCDNISEERLQLQQENLQLHRETNELQRSTLLIQNQAKNRILEMEQECKLKEQTFNAKMMALEERSHNLNADRMHLLTAHQKSIQRSKDEAANMTKAFEARIQQLMTEMNQHKQRLHEVELQLRNNQDTMNEYGSQLAEYQEKSICLQRRATDAEQRAATATQQLSVLTSQRMSSSEAA; encoded by the exons ATGCACTTTGACAGGCTCTACGCAAAACAGTCTGTGGACAATGAGCCTCAATCATTCCCGAATACCTCAGGAGCTGAGTGCAccacagaggaggaggaagcactCATTAAGAACTATGAAACATTAGTACAGCTATTCAAACAG GAGCGGTTGCATGTCATGGAAATGTGGCAGAAAGCAGCACAAGAGGTGGGACAATTCCAGGAGATCAACCACAAGGCTTTCAGTGACGGACAGCAGGCAGATGCTATGACACAGAAGTTGCAG AATCAGCTCGTTCAATTCATACGGCAGTCATGCAAACTCAAAGAGATCAATCAGGAAGTGCAATTG ACCAACAAGCATCTCCAGATGACAGAGAAAGAGCAGAATGACGAGATAGAGGAGCTACACAGCCAACTCAG ACTAAAATCTGGGCCAGAAAATGCTTTGGAAGAACAAACTGTCTTGGAGACAAAGCTCGGTACCCTCCAGGCCCACTGTGCTCCCCTTGAACAGGACAAGTATGAGGGTCTGAATAAAGTCCACGGGTGTGTGCACGTGGCTGAGGCTTCG gccCGAGTAAGAGAGAGGCAAAAGACAGTGGATCTGGAGAACAAAGATAAGGCCATCCAACAGTTCATCCAGGAAGCTGCTGTTCGTGCCAGGAAGGAG GTGACTAAGCACCGGGCAGAGCAAGACCTTGGAAAAATAATTGCCCTTCACCAGAGGTGTCTAAATGCAGAGAGGATAAGAGACGACATGAGCGCCACTCTGCAAAGCACACAAAGCAAAGTAATGAAGTTTGAATCCGA CAGCAAAGAAGAGTTGTCTCGCAGCCAAGCGGAAATACAGCGTCTACAGAGCAGTTTGGCTGCAGCTTGGGAGGACTGTGACAATATCAGTGAGGAGCGACTCCAGCTACAACAGGAGAACTTGCAGCTCCACAGGGAGACGAATGAGCTGCAGAGAAGTACCTTGCTGATCCAAAATCAGGCTAAAAATCGG ATATTGGAGATGGAGCAAGAGTGCAAGTTAAAGGAGCAGACATTTAATGCAAAAATGATGGCACTGGAGGAGCGAAGCCATAACTTAAATGCTGATCGGATGCACCTCCTCACAGCACACCAGAAAAGCATTCAACGCTCGAAGGATGAGGCCGCAAACATGACAAAGGCCTTTGAAGCCAGGATTCAACAGCTCAT GACAGAGATGAATCAACACAAACAGAGATTACATGAGGTAGAACTACAGCTCAGAAATAATCAAGACACTATGAATGAG TATGGGAGTCAGCTAGCAGAGTATCAAGAGAAGTCGATTTGCCTACAGAGACGAGCAACCGATGCCGAGCAAAGGGCTGCGACTGCTACACAACAA CTGTCGGTTTTGACATCCCAGCGAATGAGCAGCTCTGAGGCCGCGTAA
- the LOC133404656 gene encoding sodium channel and clathrin linker 1-like isoform X6, with protein MEMWQKAAQEVGQFQEINHKAFSDGQQADAMTQKLQNQLVQFIRQSCKLKEINQEVQLTNKHLQMTEKEQNDEIEELHSQLRLKSGPENALEEQTVLETKLGTLQAHCAPLEQDKYEGLNKVHGCVHVAEASARVRERQKTVDLENKDKAIQQFIQEAAVRARKEIDNVREQCNVEIQEIVDELSHLQMECTIKEYQIERCKHEKKALEKELEKVTKHRAEQDLGKIIALHQRCLNAERIRDDMSATLQSTQSKVMKFESDSKEELSRSQAEIQRLQSSLAAAWEDCDNISEERLQLQQENLQLHRETNELQRSTLLIQNQAKNRILEMEQECKLKEQTFNAKMMALEERSHNLNADRMHLLTAHQKSIQRSKDEAANMTKAFEARIQQLMTEMNQHKQRLHEVELQLRNNQDTMNEYGSQLAEYQEKSICLQRRATDAEQRAATATQQLSVLTSQRMSSSEAA; from the exons ATGGAAATGTGGCAGAAAGCAGCACAAGAGGTGGGACAATTCCAGGAGATCAACCACAAGGCTTTCAGTGACGGACAGCAGGCAGATGCTATGACACAGAAGTTGCAG AATCAGCTCGTTCAATTCATACGGCAGTCATGCAAACTCAAAGAGATCAATCAGGAAGTGCAATTG ACCAACAAGCATCTCCAGATGACAGAGAAAGAGCAGAATGACGAGATAGAGGAGCTACACAGCCAACTCAG ACTAAAATCTGGGCCAGAAAATGCTTTGGAAGAACAAACTGTCTTGGAGACAAAGCTCGGTACCCTCCAGGCCCACTGTGCTCCCCTTGAACAGGACAAGTATGAGGGTCTGAATAAAGTCCACGGGTGTGTGCACGTGGCTGAGGCTTCG gccCGAGTAAGAGAGAGGCAAAAGACAGTGGATCTGGAGAACAAAGATAAGGCCATCCAACAGTTCATCCAGGAAGCTGCTGTTCGTGCCAGGAAGGAG ATAGATAATGTGCGAGAGCAGTGCAACGTTGAAATCCAAGAAATAGTAGATGAGCTGTCCCATTTGCAAATG GAGTGCACAAtcaaagagtatcagattgagaggtgcaagcatgagaaaaaagctCTTGAGAAGGAATTGGAGAAG GTGACTAAGCACCGGGCAGAGCAAGACCTTGGAAAAATAATTGCCCTTCACCAGAGGTGTCTAAATGCAGAGAGGATAAGAGACGACATGAGCGCCACTCTGCAAAGCACACAAAGCAAAGTAATGAAGTTTGAATCCGA CAGCAAAGAAGAGTTGTCTCGCAGCCAAGCGGAAATACAGCGTCTACAGAGCAGTTTGGCTGCAGCTTGGGAGGACTGTGACAATATCAGTGAGGAGCGACTCCAGCTACAACAGGAGAACTTGCAGCTCCACAGGGAGACGAATGAGCTGCAGAGAAGTACCTTGCTGATCCAAAATCAGGCTAAAAATCGG ATATTGGAGATGGAGCAAGAGTGCAAGTTAAAGGAGCAGACATTTAATGCAAAAATGATGGCACTGGAGGAGCGAAGCCATAACTTAAATGCTGATCGGATGCACCTCCTCACAGCACACCAGAAAAGCATTCAACGCTCGAAGGATGAGGCCGCAAACATGACAAAGGCCTTTGAAGCCAGGATTCAACAGCTCAT GACAGAGATGAATCAACACAAACAGAGATTACATGAGGTAGAACTACAGCTCAGAAATAATCAAGACACTATGAATGAG TATGGGAGTCAGCTAGCAGAGTATCAAGAGAAGTCGATTTGCCTACAGAGACGAGCAACCGATGCCGAGCAAAGGGCTGCGACTGCTACACAACAA CTGTCGGTTTTGACATCCCAGCGAATGAGCAGCTCTGAGGCCGCGTAA